The following coding sequences are from one Bifidobacterium sp. window:
- the thiF gene encoding sulfur carrier protein ThiS adenylyltransferase ThiF: protein MISQEQSISASTEQIEARRAAFNRCGDPKSLVSKQELQNALFERHTQQVQRQLDAAHVAIAGLGGLGSTIAVALTRIGVGHLHLVDFDRVDMSNLNRQQYFLKDLGQLKTEALRSNLAQINPYVEVRIDSVAVNEQNVASLFADDEIIAEAFDVPENKSILVNAVLEYLPHAQLLTASGMAGFGSSNTIETKRISEHFYFCGDGVTAPVPGEGLMAPRVGVVACHEANMITRLILGQNVA, encoded by the coding sequence ATGATTTCTCAAGAACAATCTATATCAGCTAGCACCGAACAGATCGAGGCTCGTCGCGCAGCATTTAATCGCTGTGGTGATCCAAAAAGTTTGGTGAGTAAACAAGAGCTTCAGAACGCTCTATTTGAGCGTCACACTCAACAGGTACAACGTCAGCTAGATGCCGCCCATGTTGCTATTGCTGGTCTGGGAGGCTTAGGCTCGACCATAGCTGTAGCGTTAACACGCATAGGAGTCGGTCATTTACACCTGGTGGACTTTGATCGTGTAGATATGTCGAATCTCAATCGGCAACAGTACTTCCTCAAAGATCTTGGGCAGCTGAAAACTGAGGCACTGAGATCGAACCTTGCTCAAATTAACCCCTATGTTGAGGTTCGTATTGATTCTGTAGCAGTCAATGAGCAGAATGTAGCTTCATTATTTGCGGACGATGAGATTATCGCGGAAGCTTTTGATGTGCCCGAGAACAAAAGTATTTTAGTGAATGCGGTTCTCGAATATCTGCCTCATGCTCAACTGCTGACTGCCTCTGGAATGGCGGGGTTTGGAAGTTCAAACACCATCGAAACTAAACGTATCTCGGAGCATTTCTATTTCTGTGGCGACGGCGTGACTGCCCCTGTGCCAGGAGAGGGGCTTATGGCTCCTCGAGTTGGCGTTGTTGCATGTCACGAGGCCAATATGATTACCCGACTTATCCTTGGTCAAAATGTTGCCTGA
- the thiS gene encoding sulfur carrier protein ThiS produces MGSNTREALRLVCLTCSKSEAYRLNEWQVEVNGGIIPLRKHAETMLSDDDTVEIVTFVQGG; encoded by the coding sequence ATGGGGAGCAATACGCGCGAAGCGTTGCGCTTAGTGTGTCTGACTTGCTCAAAGAGCGAGGCTTACAGGCTCAACGAGTGGCAGGTTGAAGTCAACGGTGGCATCATACCGTTGCGCAAGCACGCTGAAACGATGCTGAGTGATGACGATACCGTCGAAATCGTAACTTTCGTTCAGGGAGGCTGA
- a CDS encoding LysR family transcriptional regulator ArgP: MREYPGTPRIDRSAASQKLTDVSDTASQLQTHDLSANIRAIPLDQLLALQSIVEEGSFDAAADTLHISQSAISQRIKSLESQVGHIVIQRSKPVQATAMGQFLLRLARQITLAQEEAAQRIDSEQRNSTVNIRIVVNADSLEGWVLPALAPIAKQSIALDIKRQDEHISTRMLRSGEAMAAITAEETPVQGCTMTKLGSMAYFAAATPEFAARWFPNGLSKESLENAPLVQYDRDDQLQYHFIRRITRAKVHPPMHFVPTSIGYNDAVSLGFGWGLIPSTSYATYPKNTLVQLSPQEPLLLPLFWQQWKLSSPALDTVAEAIIRASSNALVQD, from the coding sequence ATGAGAGAATATCCTGGAACGCCTCGAATTGACAGGTCAGCCGCTTCGCAGAAGCTAACCGACGTTAGCGATACCGCTTCGCAGCTACAGACGCATGACTTATCGGCAAACATCAGAGCTATACCACTCGATCAATTACTCGCTTTGCAAAGTATCGTAGAGGAGGGCAGTTTTGACGCTGCAGCTGACACACTGCACATTTCACAATCAGCAATCAGTCAGCGTATCAAATCGTTGGAATCGCAGGTCGGCCACATCGTTATACAACGCAGCAAACCTGTGCAAGCAACAGCCATGGGGCAATTTCTACTTCGTCTAGCCAGACAAATCACTTTGGCACAAGAAGAGGCCGCCCAACGTATTGACAGCGAGCAACGCAACAGCACAGTAAACATTCGTATCGTTGTTAATGCTGACTCATTAGAGGGGTGGGTATTACCTGCTCTGGCACCGATAGCAAAGCAATCTATAGCGCTGGATATCAAACGTCAAGATGAACATATCTCTACACGAATGCTGCGCTCAGGCGAAGCTATGGCTGCTATCACGGCCGAGGAAACACCCGTCCAAGGTTGCACCATGACCAAACTCGGGTCCATGGCCTATTTCGCTGCCGCCACACCAGAATTTGCAGCCCGATGGTTCCCAAATGGACTCAGCAAGGAATCACTGGAAAATGCTCCATTGGTGCAATACGACCGCGATGACCAGTTGCAATATCACTTTATTCGCAGAATCACTCGAGCCAAAGTACATCCGCCCATGCATTTCGTCCCGACATCGATAGGCTATAACGATGCCGTCTCATTAGGCTTCGGATGGGGTCTCATCCCCTCCACAAGCTACGCCACATATCCGAAAAACACTTTGGTCCAGCTGTCACCACAAGAGCCCTTATTACTCCCTCTATTCTGGCAACAGTGGAAACTCTCATCTCCTGCTCTTGACACGGTGGCAGAGGCAATCATCCGTGCCAGCAGTAATGCCTTAGTTCAAGATTGA
- a CDS encoding PhzA/PhzB family protein, which yields MTAAHESGIDIPEGSAPQRKTVEHQRAQNYTVIERYLHSGHGEALLQRHKLFCEDGISGLWTSDSGSPVFAQGRDSIAQYDIWSAEHFPDWQWHNIRIWQTDDINQLWAECDGEGTLILPSHPPVHYRNHFIYSFEMRNGQILREREFMNPITEMKALGMQTPTIDLGDFPETH from the coding sequence ATGACAGCAGCACACGAATCTGGTATCGATATCCCCGAGGGCAGCGCTCCACAGCGCAAAACCGTTGAGCATCAGCGCGCTCAGAACTACACGGTTATTGAGCGTTATCTTCACTCAGGTCATGGCGAAGCGCTACTACAACGACATAAGCTCTTTTGCGAAGATGGTATTTCAGGCTTGTGGACTTCTGACAGCGGCTCCCCAGTCTTTGCGCAGGGCCGTGACAGTATCGCACAATACGATATCTGGTCTGCAGAGCACTTCCCTGACTGGCAATGGCACAACATCCGTATATGGCAAACTGACGATATTAACCAGCTGTGGGCTGAGTGCGACGGCGAAGGTACCCTCATACTCCCCAGCCATCCACCCGTGCATTACCGGAATCATTTCATTTATTCCTTCGAAATGCGTAACGGTCAGATTCTGCGCGAGCGTGAATTCATGAATCCGATTACTGAGATGAAAGCCCTAGGTATGCAAACACCAACCATAGATCTGGGTGACTTTCCAGAAACTCATTAA
- a CDS encoding helix-turn-helix domain-containing protein: MTNTVMNMTNTDIDHEIAQAVNSAIDQSGIKKKFLCEKTGMPYSTLNSKLRAYSSFTVAEIYAIADAMKISPNPLLAPQPVSSQELTA, translated from the coding sequence ATGACCAATACTGTTATGAATATGACCAACACAGATATTGACCATGAGATCGCTCAGGCGGTCAACTCTGCTATCGACCAATCAGGAATTAAGAAAAAGTTTCTGTGCGAAAAAACCGGGATGCCGTATTCAACATTGAACTCGAAGCTCAGAGCTTACAGCTCATTCACTGTTGCTGAGATCTATGCAATAGCGGACGCAATGAAAATATCACCCAACCCTTTGTTGGCACCCCAACCCGTTTCGTCTCAGGAGCTGACGGCATGA
- a CDS encoding phage antirepressor N-terminal domain-containing protein has product MSTNSISQIPFNGQVIEAQKDGDTVLVALKPLCENLGVSFTGQFERLQRQPWATVRVTRTVGADGRQRDMTMIDRRTFTMWLATIDTNRLKNEAAKDVVVSYQREAADALDRYFNTGVAINEHLLNAQHLRRMQNIELLKAAEGLIHPDFLEAKARIILGRETGEVPEIDPLKRPLYVQDFLRERGLNSRELKHRSGMFGKQLKKLYKTRRGVEPGRADITTGSGQIRKVYAYTEFDRPLFEQIWAILNNSIGKAA; this is encoded by the coding sequence ATGAGTACTAACAGCATATCGCAGATTCCATTCAACGGGCAGGTGATCGAAGCGCAGAAAGACGGGGACACGGTTCTCGTCGCTTTGAAGCCTCTCTGCGAAAACCTCGGAGTCTCTTTCACTGGGCAGTTCGAGAGACTGCAACGACAACCTTGGGCAACTGTTCGTGTCACACGAACAGTTGGTGCAGACGGTAGGCAACGTGACATGACGATGATTGATCGTCGTACGTTCACGATGTGGCTGGCCACCATCGACACGAACCGTTTGAAGAACGAGGCCGCCAAGGATGTGGTGGTTTCCTATCAGCGTGAGGCTGCGGACGCTTTGGACAGGTATTTCAACACCGGTGTGGCCATAAACGAGCACCTGTTGAACGCCCAGCACTTGCGCCGCATGCAAAACATCGAACTGTTGAAAGCAGCCGAGGGTCTGATCCACCCTGATTTCCTGGAGGCGAAGGCACGCATCATCCTAGGCCGTGAAACAGGAGAGGTGCCGGAGATCGACCCATTGAAGCGCCCCTTGTACGTGCAGGACTTCCTACGCGAACGCGGGTTGAACAGTAGAGAGCTCAAGCACAGGTCCGGCATGTTCGGCAAACAGTTGAAAAAGCTCTACAAGACCCGTCGTGGCGTGGAGCCAGGCCGCGCCGATATCACCACGGGTTCAGGGCAGATTCGCAAAGTGTACGCATACACGGAGTTCGACCGCCCGCTGTTCGAACAAATCTGGGCAATCCTCAACAACAGCATCGGGAAGGCGGCGTGA
- a CDS encoding tyrosine-type recombinase/integrase, giving the protein MVRKKDRRRTKGSGSVTTDTRGYTIYQLELPPDPATGKRRHKRFTSKTAAVAKAKYEKERDRLIATGVLPSVKTPKLADWLDRWLEEFKRPNVKPRVWESYRSDCRNIMNSIGAVRIGDLTAAHVRKLEKDITSTRSSKTALNAYRRLSNALDDAIGEGLLESNVCDHCDPPRVEANPTVILDAGQPVKLIQAASSGSGEVKRRRGQNKWPDSAEDDAMWGLMWRLAFETGMRQGERFALTSADLVQVDGTPAIHVCHELQRYAKGAVIPSWLKAEPVAGGIWMVPPKSKKGERIVPVSKALWDDLSAWASDRDLKKGDLIFTRKGQPLTNTVERRRWYRALESAGLPQVTIRSARHYFATQLAIAGASEDARKSIMGHVDIATTANYTHWNTKALADITGKTALTVEPTK; this is encoded by the coding sequence ATGGTCAGGAAAAAAGACCGAAGACGAACTAAAGGATCAGGAAGCGTCACCACCGACACACGCGGATACACCATTTACCAACTCGAACTACCACCAGACCCAGCAACAGGAAAACGACGACATAAACGCTTCACCAGTAAAACAGCCGCCGTGGCGAAGGCAAAATATGAGAAGGAACGAGACCGGCTCATAGCCACAGGTGTGTTGCCCTCCGTGAAAACACCGAAACTGGCGGATTGGCTGGATCGGTGGCTCGAGGAATTCAAACGCCCCAACGTCAAGCCTAGAGTTTGGGAGTCGTACCGTTCGGACTGCCGGAACATCATGAACAGTATTGGGGCCGTCCGCATTGGTGATCTCACTGCGGCGCATGTGCGCAAACTGGAGAAGGACATCACCTCGACCCGCAGCAGCAAGACCGCGCTCAATGCGTATCGTCGTCTGAGCAACGCTCTTGATGACGCCATTGGTGAGGGACTCTTGGAATCGAATGTGTGCGACCATTGCGACCCGCCCAGGGTCGAGGCGAACCCGACTGTGATACTTGATGCCGGGCAGCCGGTGAAGCTCATACAGGCCGCTTCAAGTGGTTCTGGTGAGGTGAAACGCAGGCGCGGGCAGAACAAGTGGCCGGACAGTGCCGAGGATGACGCGATGTGGGGCCTCATGTGGCGGCTCGCTTTCGAGACCGGCATGAGACAGGGGGAGCGGTTCGCCCTGACCTCGGCCGACCTGGTGCAGGTCGATGGCACGCCAGCGATCCACGTGTGCCACGAGCTGCAGCGCTATGCGAAGGGCGCGGTCATACCCTCATGGCTCAAGGCGGAACCGGTCGCCGGGGGAATATGGATGGTGCCGCCGAAATCGAAGAAGGGCGAGCGCATCGTGCCCGTCAGCAAAGCCCTCTGGGATGACCTCTCCGCGTGGGCTTCCGACCGTGACCTTAAGAAGGGCGATCTGATCTTCACGCGCAAGGGACAACCATTAACCAACACGGTCGAACGACGCCGCTGGTACCGGGCGTTGGAATCAGCGGGATTGCCGCAGGTGACGATACGCAGCGCACGGCATTATTTCGCCACACAGCTCGCCATAGCCGGAGCGTCCGAGGATGCGCGCAAAAGCATCATGGGCCATGTTGACATAGCGACCACCGCCAACTACACCCATTGGAACACCAAGGCGCTGGCCGACATCACCGGTAAAACCGCGCTGACCGTCGAGCCCACTAAATAA
- a CDS encoding single-stranded DNA-binding protein, whose translation MLNGIPSLVIGNLGRDPEFQQVNGKQIARISIGVTPRVKKQGQWQDAPVLWYRVTVWDTFQAEHVLNSLHKGDRVGAYGLVTSDEYQGKTNLDMSADIVFIPLDRNDVTIIPRQQTGTGQQPQYGSPQAQPRTSQAQSDPWGGNNGDPEF comes from the coding sequence ATGCTTAATGGTATTCCAAGCCTGGTGATCGGCAATCTGGGGCGAGACCCCGAATTCCAGCAGGTCAATGGCAAGCAGATAGCACGTATCAGTATCGGTGTCACACCGAGAGTCAAGAAGCAGGGCCAGTGGCAGGATGCGCCGGTGCTGTGGTATCGGGTCACGGTGTGGGACACGTTCCAGGCGGAGCACGTGCTCAACAGCCTGCACAAAGGTGATCGGGTGGGTGCGTACGGTCTGGTCACGTCCGACGAGTACCAGGGCAAAACGAACCTGGACATGAGCGCGGACATCGTGTTCATCCCCCTGGACCGCAATGACGTGACCATCATCCCCAGACAGCAGACAGGCACCGGACAGCAACCGCAATACGGGTCACCACAAGCCCAGCCGCGCACTTCGCAGGCGCAATCCGACCCTTGGGGAGGCAATAATGGCGACCCTGAGTTTTAG
- a CDS encoding ImmA/IrrE family metallo-endopeptidase codes for MPERDFHIDCSMTYGDMRRYAEALDVAISSELLPAGVKGIYDENLRMIIIDRSLDYTQKRCTLVHELFHWSYFDNSCDPVLHAKAEKRTRRLTAELLVPTKRFECVDPEYEGDAALIANDMNVTMQVLKDYKDLVLDRRQYA; via the coding sequence ATGCCGGAGCGTGATTTTCACATCGACTGCTCAATGACCTATGGCGACATGCGACGCTACGCGGAAGCGTTGGATGTCGCCATCAGCAGCGAGCTGCTTCCCGCTGGCGTCAAGGGCATCTACGACGAGAACCTCAGAATGATCATCATCGACCGTTCACTCGATTACACGCAGAAACGATGCACACTGGTGCACGAACTATTCCACTGGTCGTACTTCGACAACTCCTGCGACCCAGTGTTGCACGCGAAAGCAGAGAAACGGACGCGACGGCTCACCGCCGAACTCCTGGTGCCAACCAAAAGATTCGAATGCGTGGACCCCGAATACGAAGGTGACGCAGCATTGATCGCCAACGACATGAACGTAACCATGCAGGTGCTCAAAGACTACAAGGATCTTGTCCTTGACCGCCGGCAATATGCTTGA
- a CDS encoding LysE/ArgO family amino acid transporter encodes MNSIFLPILLSGFLSQAGLIVAVGAQNTFIIRQGIARSHVPQILAICIAADLLMITLGTQGMGQVVQSHPLVIKGLTWAGAVVLLLYGIFGFRRAWIQFRAMRMQRHISEEWPNQRSDNSNSANLGTTSSEIAPPAMVKPAQTSLKKSILSCLGFTFLNPSVYLDSIVLLGSIAATYGTDMRWSFATGAMLCSVVWFLLLGFVSSKMARLFNNRIAWIALDTTIGIVMVLLAAHLVLQ; translated from the coding sequence ATGAACTCGATTTTCCTTCCCATACTGCTCTCTGGTTTTCTCAGCCAGGCAGGTCTCATCGTGGCTGTAGGCGCGCAGAATACTTTCATCATTCGTCAGGGCATTGCTCGATCACATGTGCCACAGATTTTGGCAATTTGTATCGCTGCTGACCTGCTGATGATTACTCTGGGAACTCAAGGTATGGGACAGGTGGTGCAAAGTCATCCTTTAGTCATCAAAGGATTGACGTGGGCTGGGGCAGTAGTGCTCTTGTTATATGGCATATTCGGTTTTAGAAGAGCCTGGATCCAATTTCGAGCTATGAGAATGCAACGCCATATATCGGAAGAATGGCCAAACCAACGCTCCGACAATAGCAACAGTGCCAATCTTGGCACTACATCATCTGAAATAGCACCTCCGGCGATGGTTAAACCAGCCCAGACTTCGTTGAAAAAAAGCATATTGTCGTGTCTTGGATTCACATTCCTTAATCCAAGCGTGTACCTTGATTCGATTGTGTTGCTTGGTAGTATTGCTGCAACTTACGGGACTGATATGAGGTGGTCTTTCGCTACGGGGGCGATGCTGTGCAGTGTGGTGTGGTTCTTGTTGCTGGGTTTTGTCTCCAGTAAGATGGCGCGACTGTTCAATAATCGGATTGCTTGGATTGCGCTTGACACCACTATAGGCATTGTGATGGTATTGCTTGCAGCACACTTAGTTCTCCAATAA
- a CDS encoding helix-turn-helix domain-containing protein: protein MANNIQKRSERFAQLFGAELKGTIASHGYSQGQVADELGHARSTMSKWLNAKPPIDVAVARKICDYIGADISDVTNSANKRLHDELGPWPPITVNPDALSEEEKKRLIMEKVRRGDMSLAANYDPDKEAERDYYPDAGA from the coding sequence ATGGCTAATAACATACAGAAACGATCAGAGCGGTTTGCTCAACTCTTCGGAGCAGAATTAAAAGGCACCATCGCCTCTCATGGGTATTCGCAAGGACAAGTGGCGGACGAGCTCGGGCACGCTCGCTCCACGATGTCAAAATGGCTGAACGCGAAGCCTCCCATAGACGTAGCAGTCGCAAGAAAGATATGCGATTACATCGGTGCCGATATATCTGATGTCACAAACTCCGCGAACAAACGCCTTCATGATGAGCTCGGTCCCTGGCCTCCGATCACCGTGAACCCCGATGCTCTGAGCGAAGAAGAGAAGAAGCGCCTGATAATGGAGAAGGTACGCAGAGGCGACATGAGCCTCGCGGCGAACTACGATCCAGACAAGGAAGCGGAGAGGGATTACTACCCAGATGCCGGAGCGTGA
- a CDS encoding thiazole synthase, with amino-acid sequence MMSGSNPIDPIDIAQQSGGSSPAENVQTLSAQELDELIGTAHNVALLPVPGEHAFDNLATGGSDPLVLGGHQFTSRFILGSGRYDVSLIKAAIENAGTQIVTMALRRCRTPENNLLDFIPDGVTMLPNTSGARNAQEAVRIARLAREVCGTDFIKVEIEHETKYLLPDNTETIKATEQLANEGFVVMPYMMPDPLAAKQLENAGAACVMPLGSLIGSNKGLGTRDLIEVIIDNAKVPVIIDAGIGRPSQAAEAMEMGADAIMAYTAIASAQNIPVMARAFKHAVQAGREAYLAGLGIVTHGRAVPSSPTEESDYLGS; translated from the coding sequence ATGATGAGTGGTAGTAACCCGATAGACCCGATAGATATTGCACAACAGTCTGGTGGATCTTCGCCTGCTGAGAATGTGCAGACGCTGAGTGCTCAAGAGCTCGATGAATTAATCGGCACAGCGCACAATGTTGCTCTGTTACCAGTTCCTGGTGAACATGCCTTTGACAACTTAGCGACAGGAGGAAGCGATCCGCTAGTTCTTGGTGGGCACCAATTCACTAGTCGATTCATCCTTGGCTCTGGTCGATATGATGTATCGCTCATAAAAGCGGCCATTGAAAATGCAGGAACACAGATTGTCACCATGGCGTTGCGTAGGTGCAGAACGCCTGAGAATAATCTTCTCGATTTCATTCCTGATGGAGTTACTATGCTTCCCAACACTTCAGGGGCACGTAATGCGCAAGAGGCTGTGCGTATTGCCAGACTTGCTCGAGAAGTCTGCGGCACTGATTTTATCAAAGTCGAGATCGAGCATGAGACGAAATATTTGTTGCCAGATAATACGGAGACAATCAAGGCTACGGAACAATTGGCGAATGAAGGTTTCGTTGTTATGCCATATATGATGCCTGATCCTCTGGCTGCCAAACAGCTTGAGAATGCTGGTGCAGCTTGCGTGATGCCTTTGGGCTCATTAATCGGCTCAAATAAGGGCTTGGGGACACGTGATCTAATAGAAGTCATTATTGACAATGCTAAGGTTCCGGTAATTATTGACGCAGGGATAGGACGTCCTAGCCAAGCTGCAGAGGCTATGGAAATGGGAGCGGACGCCATAATGGCCTACACGGCGATTGCTAGTGCTCAGAACATTCCAGTAATGGCTCGTGCATTTAAACATGCCGTGCAAGCAGGTAGAGAAGCATATCTCGCTGGTTTAGGCATCGTCACTCATGGGCGTGCAGTTCCTTCGAGCCCGACAGAGGAATCTGATTATCTGGGTTCATAG